The Daucus carota subsp. sativus chromosome 2, DH1 v3.0, whole genome shotgun sequence genome includes a window with the following:
- the LOC108205922 gene encoding uncharacterized protein LOC108205922 isoform X4 has product MTRNDVDSKPEIVSPATRISAPTTTFSPNASILDLILKLRSCFQLKDSEEVANILQCREDKLKQNITDLKNREDKLNMHNIELKSQLQALIEKCASLETRREKFAGEKGEIESELKKYKVECEGYKDKNHLVKYELEKVRLDLKMLKEREEMSVERYERRIVELEKEGKEERERLHVEVVKLREELENERVKGREELEKERVKGREELDKERVKGREEVEKVRGEVAGLIEGKRKAEESARCWKMRYEKCYPRVVKLEEELLVMLGNDPVLGKAVEKWIRSPPVINTKSAGNPELVERKKQSNVSKCNENTHASPCVASSADLPMVDIIGPAETAGPNSSIMARAKRRPTQDQEVIKIDDSDDESPIVETASASKTDKGYGRSFEKDPVSQSISKGKHLSVCTQNYGDADGRNKNKKRKLDSPFPDKAENSSDSSDESITTVAIEKLLSKIPKNKPFNFDVDMLAAFDKDDELCLHAVCALHRLEKCDKLPQSQGFSAIDATRGEESEDPSNFPS; this is encoded by the exons ATGACACGAAACGACGTCGACAGCAAGCCGGAGATAGTTTCGCCGGCGACTCGGATCTCCGCTCCGACCACCACGTTCAGCCCTAACGCCAGCATCTTAGACCTCATTCTCAAGCTCCGATCGTGCTTCCAACTCAAAGACTCTGAAGAAGTTGCTAATATCTTACAATGTCGCGAAGATAAACTGAAGCAGAACATAACGGATCTCAAGAACCGAGAAGACAAGTTGAATATGCACAATATTGAGCTTAAGAGCCAGTTACAAGCCCTAATTGAGAAATGCGCGTCTTTAGAGACGAGGCGCGAGAAATTCGCGGGAGAAAAGGGGGAAATTGAAAGTGAATTGAAGAAATACAAAGTGGAGTGTGAAGGTTATAAGGATAAGAATCATTTGGTGAAGTATGAGTTGGAGAAGGTGCGGTTAGATttgaagatgttgaaggagaGAGAGGAGATGAGTGTGGAGAGGTATGAAAGGCGGATTGTTGAGTTGGAGAAGGAGGGGAAGGAGGAGAGGGAGAGGTTACATGTCGAGGTTGTGAAATTGAGGGAGGAGTTGGAGAATGAGAGAGTGAAGGGGAGGGAGGAGTTGGAGAAGGAGAGAGTGAAGGGGAGGGAGGAGTTGGACAAGGAGAGGGTGAAGGGGAGGGAGGAGGTGGAGAAGGTGAGGGGAGAGGTTGCGGGTTTGATTGAGGGAAAGAGGAAGGCGGAGGAGTCGGCTAGGTGTTGGAAGATGAGGTATGAGAAATGTTATCCGAGGGTTGTGAAATTGGAGGAGGAGTTGTTGGTGATGCTCGGGAATGATCCGGTTTTGGGGAAGGCTGTGGAGAAGTGGATTCGTAGTCCTCCGGTGATTAATACAAAATCAG CAGGCAATCCGGAGTTGGTTGAGCGTAAAAAGCAGAGTAATGTATCTAAATGTAATGAGAATACTCATGCATCACCTTGTGTTGCCTCTAGTGCAGATTTACCAATGGTTGACATCATTGGTCCTGCAGAGACAG CAGGTCCGAATTCCTCTATCATGGCCCGTGCAAAGAGAAGGCCTACACAAGATCAGGAGGTTATTAAGattgatgatagtgatgatgaaagCCCTATAGTTGAAACAGCTTCTGCTTCGAAG ACTGATAAAGGTTATGGGAGAAGTTTTGAGAAGGACCCTGTCTCTCAATCAATTTCCAAGGGAAAGCATCTATCAGTCTGCACCCAGAATTATGGTGATGCTGATGGTAGAAATAAGAATAAGAAGCGCAAATTGGATTCACCTTTTCCAGACAAGGCAGAAAATAGCTCTGATTCTAGTGACGAGAGTATAACTACTGTGGCCATTGAAAAATTGCTTTCCAAGATCCCAAAAAACAAACCTTTCAATTTCGACGTTGATATGCTTGCTGCATTTGACAAAGATGATGAGCTCTGCTTGCATGCTGTTTGTGCTCTTCATAGACTGGAAAAATGCGATAAGCTTCCACAATCTCAAGGATTCAGTGCTATTGATGCTACTAG GGGAGAGGAAAGTGAGGACCCGTCAAATTTTCCAAGTTGA
- the LOC108206631 gene encoding ethylene-responsive transcription factor ERF069 encodes MPTYTEHKTHTTLFTHRPHPTGTKTVRISVTDPDATDSSGDENDAVFRSRKIRKFVNEIKIESCSTQTNVTEEPKLKNPRRKKVAGKTKPAARCVMSSGKKYRGVRQRPWGKWAAEIRDPMKRVRLWLGTYDTAEEAAMVYDHAAIKLRGPNALTNFTTPEVKKSASVSEDNDESAESHSDLRSPKSVLRYNNDDSAESTRFTRAESTRSDNVEVKKEVMVKEEEVVGISGNDGFVFGSDPVLEDPFNDIFGPAGLSMFGFEEEKSGLYFGSSIEFGLPSWPTVDYFQDFGDVFGSDPLVSL; translated from the coding sequence ATGCCTACTTACACCGAACACAAAACCCACACCACCCTCTTCACACACCGGCCCCACCCCACCGGCACCAAGACCGTGCGCATCTCCGTCACCGACCCCGACGCCACCGACTCCTCCGGCGACGAGAACGACGCCGTCTTCCGGTCGCGAAAAATTCGGAAGTTCGTTAACGAGATAAAAATTGAGTCATGTTCGACCCAAACAAATGTTACTGAAGAGCCGAAGCTGAAAAACCCTCGCCGGAAAAAAGTGGCCGGAAAAACGAAGCCGGCGGCGAGGTGCGTGATGAGCTCCGGGAAGAAGTACAGGGGAGTGAGGCAGAGGCCGTGGGGGAAATGGGCGGCTGAGATTAGAGATCCGATGAAACGTGTACGGCTGTGGTTAGGCACGTACGACACAGCTGAAGAAGCTGCTATGGTCTACGACCACGCGGCAATCAAGCTGCGTGGGCCGAACGCGCTCACCAACTTCACCACTCCCGAGGTGAAAAAAAGCGCGTCTGTCTCGGAGGATAATGATGAATCGGCCGAGTCACATAGCGATCTGCGCTCCCCCAAGTCCGTGTTGAGGTATAATAACGATGACTCGGCCGAGTCAACTCGGTTCACTCGGGCCGAGTCGACTCGGTCCGATAACGTTGAAGTGAAGAAGGAAGTGATGGTAAAAGAAGAGGAGGTGGTGGGTATCTCGGGGAATGACGGGTTCGTATTCGGGTCGGATCCTGTGCTGGAGGATCCGTTTAACGATATTTTCGGGCCGGCCGGTTTGAGCATGTTCGGGTTTGAGGAAGAGAAGAGCGGGTTGTATTTCGGGTCAAGTATTGAGTTCGGGTTGCCGAGTTGGCCCACGGTGGATTACTTTCAGGATTTTGGTGATGTGTTCGGGTCGGATCCTTTGGTGTCATTATGA
- the LOC108205922 gene encoding uncharacterized protein LOC108205922 isoform X1, whose amino-acid sequence MTRNDVDSKPEIVSPATRISAPTTTFSPNASILDLILKLRSCFQLKDSEEVANILQCREDKLKQNITDLKNREDKLNMHNIELKSQLQALIEKCASLETRREKFAGEKGEIESELKKYKVECEGYKDKNHLVKYELEKVRLDLKMLKEREEMSVERYERRIVELEKEGKEERERLHVEVVKLREELENERVKGREELEKERVKGREELDKERVKGREEVEKVRGEVAGLIEGKRKAEESARCWKMRYEKCYPRVVKLEEELLVMLGNDPVLGKAVEKWIRSPPVINTKSAGNPELVERKKQSNVSKCNENTHASPCVASSADLPMVDIIGPAETAGPNSSIMARAKRRPTQDQEVIKIDDSDDESPIVETASASKTDKGYGRSFEKDPVSQSISKGKHLSVCTQNYGDADGRNKNKKRKLDSPFPDKAENSSDSSDESITTVAIEKLLSKIPKNKPFNFDVDMLAAFDKDDELCLHAVCALHRLEKCDKLPQSQGFSAIDATRGSHLAKFLTNGDPKGKLQKSVDELQQYDSKGIDECRKLARNYYRQLFQMYKKEEDPLFKEYMFKKYPKKSMS is encoded by the exons ATGACACGAAACGACGTCGACAGCAAGCCGGAGATAGTTTCGCCGGCGACTCGGATCTCCGCTCCGACCACCACGTTCAGCCCTAACGCCAGCATCTTAGACCTCATTCTCAAGCTCCGATCGTGCTTCCAACTCAAAGACTCTGAAGAAGTTGCTAATATCTTACAATGTCGCGAAGATAAACTGAAGCAGAACATAACGGATCTCAAGAACCGAGAAGACAAGTTGAATATGCACAATATTGAGCTTAAGAGCCAGTTACAAGCCCTAATTGAGAAATGCGCGTCTTTAGAGACGAGGCGCGAGAAATTCGCGGGAGAAAAGGGGGAAATTGAAAGTGAATTGAAGAAATACAAAGTGGAGTGTGAAGGTTATAAGGATAAGAATCATTTGGTGAAGTATGAGTTGGAGAAGGTGCGGTTAGATttgaagatgttgaaggagaGAGAGGAGATGAGTGTGGAGAGGTATGAAAGGCGGATTGTTGAGTTGGAGAAGGAGGGGAAGGAGGAGAGGGAGAGGTTACATGTCGAGGTTGTGAAATTGAGGGAGGAGTTGGAGAATGAGAGAGTGAAGGGGAGGGAGGAGTTGGAGAAGGAGAGAGTGAAGGGGAGGGAGGAGTTGGACAAGGAGAGGGTGAAGGGGAGGGAGGAGGTGGAGAAGGTGAGGGGAGAGGTTGCGGGTTTGATTGAGGGAAAGAGGAAGGCGGAGGAGTCGGCTAGGTGTTGGAAGATGAGGTATGAGAAATGTTATCCGAGGGTTGTGAAATTGGAGGAGGAGTTGTTGGTGATGCTCGGGAATGATCCGGTTTTGGGGAAGGCTGTGGAGAAGTGGATTCGTAGTCCTCCGGTGATTAATACAAAATCAG CAGGCAATCCGGAGTTGGTTGAGCGTAAAAAGCAGAGTAATGTATCTAAATGTAATGAGAATACTCATGCATCACCTTGTGTTGCCTCTAGTGCAGATTTACCAATGGTTGACATCATTGGTCCTGCAGAGACAG CAGGTCCGAATTCCTCTATCATGGCCCGTGCAAAGAGAAGGCCTACACAAGATCAGGAGGTTATTAAGattgatgatagtgatgatgaaagCCCTATAGTTGAAACAGCTTCTGCTTCGAAG ACTGATAAAGGTTATGGGAGAAGTTTTGAGAAGGACCCTGTCTCTCAATCAATTTCCAAGGGAAAGCATCTATCAGTCTGCACCCAGAATTATGGTGATGCTGATGGTAGAAATAAGAATAAGAAGCGCAAATTGGATTCACCTTTTCCAGACAAGGCAGAAAATAGCTCTGATTCTAGTGACGAGAGTATAACTACTGTGGCCATTGAAAAATTGCTTTCCAAGATCCCAAAAAACAAACCTTTCAATTTCGACGTTGATATGCTTGCTGCATTTGACAAAGATGATGAGCTCTGCTTGCATGCTGTTTGTGCTCTTCATAGACTGGAAAAATGCGATAAGCTTCCACAATCTCAAGGATTCAGTGCTATTGATGCTACTAG GGGATCTCATTTGGCCAAGTTCCTTACTAACGGGGATCCAAAAGGCAAGCTACAAAAATCTGTCGATGAGTTGCAGCAATATGACTCCAAAGGCATCGACGAGTGCCGAAAACTAGCAAGGAATTACTACAGGCAACTATTCCAGATGTACAAAAAGGAGGAAGACCCCCTCTTTAAGGAGTATATGTTTAAGAAATATCCCAAAAAGTCAATGTCTTGA
- the LOC108208153 gene encoding uncharacterized protein LOC108208153, which produces MSYLPPMMIASDVIGRVHDHQLIKKEDYHAREGDLCYGCGLLLDKSSSVYHCTHLGTNDEEYNCAKFFLHKACAHLPTMLKHPNHHHRLTLSHRPLFFKDKCNVCGIKLTGFTYYCRSCKDEFQICVTCVIPIKTIDIRPPYHPHKLSFLANGQATFRCDACHEVDTDFSYMCNTCSFWIHLKCSNLARSLVSDIYHKHPLRLAYSLPEIYRRFQQSCRICNEVLQDPSDWIYYCQDCRFFAHIKCATSPPPYYFDIVYTSQEDSVHKSLSDLVHLPLPDDESLLRHCIQKGSFSWWKDAALTPPDHINHWSHQHPLSLKNPSVVGTTSEEEILPICNGCTESITIKDGPFYECGECEYILHGYCAHFPKEMSDPGLGRKHVAIQLNVHDIWSCNRCKGFRNGIQMRGRYETSWGKISTVDTNLDSGCAVLPKMITHKAHQHKTRPYGFGLELCNFIESYFTCSACGQNIKQFDASYMCEADRCLTYLHTECALKPLRVTHRWDPHPLHLTTSLEEVTDHPHEFHCEFCSEEIDTNYWFYHCSVCDLSFHLKGCMDLFLYSKVKFGATNIKLDAHHHGLTFVLNKKKGQPCHRCHKDTFRKPVLQCAPCKFVQHAQPELCS; this is translated from the exons ATGTCGTACTTGCCACCAATGATGATCGCTTCAGACGTAATAGGCCGAGTTCATGATCATCAACTGATAAAGAAGGAGGATTATCATGCTCGTGAGGGCGATCTCTGTTATGGCTGCGGTTTACTCCTAGATAAATCATCATCTGTCTATCATTGTACTCACTTGGGTACAAATGACGAAGAATACAATTGTGCTAAATTCTTCCTTCACAAAGCCTGTGCACATTTACCTACTATGCTGAAGCATCCGAACCACCATCATCGGCTAACACTATCTCACCGtccattatttttcaaagacaaATGTAATGTTTGTGGCATCAAGTTGACAGGGTTCACTTACTATTGCCGCTCCTGTAAggatgaatttcaaatttgtgtCACATGTGTTATACCGATCAAAACAATTGATATACGCCCTCCTTATCATCCTCACAAGCTAAGCTTCCTAGCCAACGGCCAAGCAACTTTCCGTTGTGATGCCTGCCATGAGGTGGATACTGACTTTTCGTATATGTGCAACACATGTTCGTTCTGGATCCACCTCAAGTGCAGTAATCTAGCACGATCATTAGTCTCTGATATTTACCATAAGCACCCTCTAAGGCTAGCATATTCTCTACCAGAAATTTACCGTAGATTTCAACAGTCTTGCAGAATCTGTAATGAGGTATTGCAGGACCCTAGTGATTGGATCTACTACTGTCAGGACTGCAGATTCTTCGCGCACATCAAATGTGCTACATCACCTCCGCCATATTATTT TGATATTGTTTACACCAGTCAAGAAGATTCAGTTCATAAATCATTATCAGATCTTGTGCACCTCCCGCTACCAGACGATGAATCATTGTTGCGGCATTGTATTCAAAAGGGAAGTTTTTCATGGTGGAAGGATGCTGCCCTGACACCTCCTGATCATATCAACCACTGGAGCCACCAACATCCACTTTCACTAAAAAACCCGAGTGTTGTAGGTACTACTTctgaagaagaaatattgcctattTGTAACGGGTGCACGGAATCTATCACCATAAAAGATGGTCCATTTTATGAATGCGGAGAATGTGAGTACATTCTCCACGGATACTGTGCCCACTTTCCTAAAGAGATGTCTGACCCAGGACTAGGACGCAAGCATGTGGCAATTCAACTTAATGTCCATGATATCTGGTCTTGCAATCGTTGTAAAGGTTTTAGAAATGGGATACAAATGCGAGGCAGATATGAAACTAGTTGGGGAAAGATAAGTACAGTTGATACCAATCTTGACAGTGGTTGTGCTGTTCTACCCAAAATGATCACACACAAAGCTCATCAACACAAAACTCGTCCTTACGGTTTTGGCCTAGAACtttgtaattttattgaatcTTATTTTACTTGTTCAGCTTGCGGCCAAAATATAAAACAGTTTGATGCCAGTTATATGTGTGAAGCGGACAGGTGTTTGACATACCTACATACCGAATGTGCTCTTAAGCCACTTCGAGTGACACATCGATGGGATCCTCACCCCCTTCACTTGACAACTTCCCTAGAAGAAGTAACAGATCATCCTCATGAATTCCACTGTGAATTTTGCTCAGAAGAGATTGACACAAACTATTGGTTCTACCATTGCAGTGTTTGTGATCTGTCCTTTCATTTGAAAGGCTGCATGGATCTGTTTCTCTACTCAAAGGTCAAGTTCGGAGCAACCAATATTAAGCTTGATGCTCACCATCATGGCCTCACCTTTGTTCTAAATAAAAAGAAGGGCCAACCATGTCACAGATGCCATAAAGATACATTCCGTAAGCCAGTCCTTCAGTGCGCGCCGTGCAAATTCGTGCAACATGCCCAACCTGAGTTATGCTCTTGA
- the LOC108205922 gene encoding uncharacterized protein LOC108205922 isoform X3 — MTRNDVDSKPEIVSPATRISAPTTTFSPNASILDLILKLRSCFQLKDSEEVANILQCREDKLKQNITDLKNREDKLNMHNIELKSQLQALIEKCASLETRREKFAGEKGEIESELKKYKVECEGYKDKNHLVKYELEKVRLDLKMLKEREEMSVERYERRIVELEKEGKEERERLHVEVVKLREELENERVKGREELEKERVKGREELDKERVKGREEVEKVRGEVAGLIEGKRKAEESARCWKMRYEKCYPRVVKLEEELLVMLGNDPVLGKAVEKWIRSPPVINTKSAGNPELVERKKQSNVSKCNENTHASPCVASSADLPMVDIIGPAETGPNSSIMARAKRRPTQDQEVIKIDDSDDESPIVETASASKTDKGYGRSFEKDPVSQSISKGKHLSVCTQNYGDADGRNKNKKRKLDSPFPDKAENSSDSSDESITTVAIEKLLSKIPKNKPFNFDVDMLAAFDKDDELCLHAVCALHRLEKCDKLPQSQGFSAIDATRGSHLAKFLTNGDPKGKLQKSVDELQQYDSKGIDECRKLARNYYRQLFQMYKKEEDPLFKEYMFKKYPKKSMS, encoded by the exons ATGACACGAAACGACGTCGACAGCAAGCCGGAGATAGTTTCGCCGGCGACTCGGATCTCCGCTCCGACCACCACGTTCAGCCCTAACGCCAGCATCTTAGACCTCATTCTCAAGCTCCGATCGTGCTTCCAACTCAAAGACTCTGAAGAAGTTGCTAATATCTTACAATGTCGCGAAGATAAACTGAAGCAGAACATAACGGATCTCAAGAACCGAGAAGACAAGTTGAATATGCACAATATTGAGCTTAAGAGCCAGTTACAAGCCCTAATTGAGAAATGCGCGTCTTTAGAGACGAGGCGCGAGAAATTCGCGGGAGAAAAGGGGGAAATTGAAAGTGAATTGAAGAAATACAAAGTGGAGTGTGAAGGTTATAAGGATAAGAATCATTTGGTGAAGTATGAGTTGGAGAAGGTGCGGTTAGATttgaagatgttgaaggagaGAGAGGAGATGAGTGTGGAGAGGTATGAAAGGCGGATTGTTGAGTTGGAGAAGGAGGGGAAGGAGGAGAGGGAGAGGTTACATGTCGAGGTTGTGAAATTGAGGGAGGAGTTGGAGAATGAGAGAGTGAAGGGGAGGGAGGAGTTGGAGAAGGAGAGAGTGAAGGGGAGGGAGGAGTTGGACAAGGAGAGGGTGAAGGGGAGGGAGGAGGTGGAGAAGGTGAGGGGAGAGGTTGCGGGTTTGATTGAGGGAAAGAGGAAGGCGGAGGAGTCGGCTAGGTGTTGGAAGATGAGGTATGAGAAATGTTATCCGAGGGTTGTGAAATTGGAGGAGGAGTTGTTGGTGATGCTCGGGAATGATCCGGTTTTGGGGAAGGCTGTGGAGAAGTGGATTCGTAGTCCTCCGGTGATTAATACAAAATCAG CAGGCAATCCGGAGTTGGTTGAGCGTAAAAAGCAGAGTAATGTATCTAAATGTAATGAGAATACTCATGCATCACCTTGTGTTGCCTCTAGTGCAGATTTACCAATGGTTGACATCATTGGTCCTGCAGAGACAG GTCCGAATTCCTCTATCATGGCCCGTGCAAAGAGAAGGCCTACACAAGATCAGGAGGTTATTAAGattgatgatagtgatgatgaaagCCCTATAGTTGAAACAGCTTCTGCTTCGAAG ACTGATAAAGGTTATGGGAGAAGTTTTGAGAAGGACCCTGTCTCTCAATCAATTTCCAAGGGAAAGCATCTATCAGTCTGCACCCAGAATTATGGTGATGCTGATGGTAGAAATAAGAATAAGAAGCGCAAATTGGATTCACCTTTTCCAGACAAGGCAGAAAATAGCTCTGATTCTAGTGACGAGAGTATAACTACTGTGGCCATTGAAAAATTGCTTTCCAAGATCCCAAAAAACAAACCTTTCAATTTCGACGTTGATATGCTTGCTGCATTTGACAAAGATGATGAGCTCTGCTTGCATGCTGTTTGTGCTCTTCATAGACTGGAAAAATGCGATAAGCTTCCACAATCTCAAGGATTCAGTGCTATTGATGCTACTAG GGGATCTCATTTGGCCAAGTTCCTTACTAACGGGGATCCAAAAGGCAAGCTACAAAAATCTGTCGATGAGTTGCAGCAATATGACTCCAAAGGCATCGACGAGTGCCGAAAACTAGCAAGGAATTACTACAGGCAACTATTCCAGATGTACAAAAAGGAGGAAGACCCCCTCTTTAAGGAGTATATGTTTAAGAAATATCCCAAAAAGTCAATGTCTTGA
- the LOC108205922 gene encoding uncharacterized protein LOC108205922 isoform X2: protein MTRNDVDSKPEIVSPATRISAPTTTFSPNASILDLILKLRSCFQLKDSEEVANILQCREDKLKQNITDLKNREDKLNMHNIELKSQLQALIEKCASLETRREKFAGEKGEIESELKKYKVECEGYKDKNHLVKYELEKVRLDLKMLKEREEMSVERYERRIVELEKEGKEERERLHVEVVKLREELENERVKGREELEKERVKGREELDKERVKGREEVEKVRGEVAGLIEGKRKAEESARCWKMRYEKCYPRVVKLEEELLVMLGNDPVLGKAVEKWIRSPPVINTKSGNPELVERKKQSNVSKCNENTHASPCVASSADLPMVDIIGPAETAGPNSSIMARAKRRPTQDQEVIKIDDSDDESPIVETASASKTDKGYGRSFEKDPVSQSISKGKHLSVCTQNYGDADGRNKNKKRKLDSPFPDKAENSSDSSDESITTVAIEKLLSKIPKNKPFNFDVDMLAAFDKDDELCLHAVCALHRLEKCDKLPQSQGFSAIDATRGSHLAKFLTNGDPKGKLQKSVDELQQYDSKGIDECRKLARNYYRQLFQMYKKEEDPLFKEYMFKKYPKKSMS from the exons ATGACACGAAACGACGTCGACAGCAAGCCGGAGATAGTTTCGCCGGCGACTCGGATCTCCGCTCCGACCACCACGTTCAGCCCTAACGCCAGCATCTTAGACCTCATTCTCAAGCTCCGATCGTGCTTCCAACTCAAAGACTCTGAAGAAGTTGCTAATATCTTACAATGTCGCGAAGATAAACTGAAGCAGAACATAACGGATCTCAAGAACCGAGAAGACAAGTTGAATATGCACAATATTGAGCTTAAGAGCCAGTTACAAGCCCTAATTGAGAAATGCGCGTCTTTAGAGACGAGGCGCGAGAAATTCGCGGGAGAAAAGGGGGAAATTGAAAGTGAATTGAAGAAATACAAAGTGGAGTGTGAAGGTTATAAGGATAAGAATCATTTGGTGAAGTATGAGTTGGAGAAGGTGCGGTTAGATttgaagatgttgaaggagaGAGAGGAGATGAGTGTGGAGAGGTATGAAAGGCGGATTGTTGAGTTGGAGAAGGAGGGGAAGGAGGAGAGGGAGAGGTTACATGTCGAGGTTGTGAAATTGAGGGAGGAGTTGGAGAATGAGAGAGTGAAGGGGAGGGAGGAGTTGGAGAAGGAGAGAGTGAAGGGGAGGGAGGAGTTGGACAAGGAGAGGGTGAAGGGGAGGGAGGAGGTGGAGAAGGTGAGGGGAGAGGTTGCGGGTTTGATTGAGGGAAAGAGGAAGGCGGAGGAGTCGGCTAGGTGTTGGAAGATGAGGTATGAGAAATGTTATCCGAGGGTTGTGAAATTGGAGGAGGAGTTGTTGGTGATGCTCGGGAATGATCCGGTTTTGGGGAAGGCTGTGGAGAAGTGGATTCGTAGTCCTCCGGTGATTAATACAAAATCAG GCAATCCGGAGTTGGTTGAGCGTAAAAAGCAGAGTAATGTATCTAAATGTAATGAGAATACTCATGCATCACCTTGTGTTGCCTCTAGTGCAGATTTACCAATGGTTGACATCATTGGTCCTGCAGAGACAG CAGGTCCGAATTCCTCTATCATGGCCCGTGCAAAGAGAAGGCCTACACAAGATCAGGAGGTTATTAAGattgatgatagtgatgatgaaagCCCTATAGTTGAAACAGCTTCTGCTTCGAAG ACTGATAAAGGTTATGGGAGAAGTTTTGAGAAGGACCCTGTCTCTCAATCAATTTCCAAGGGAAAGCATCTATCAGTCTGCACCCAGAATTATGGTGATGCTGATGGTAGAAATAAGAATAAGAAGCGCAAATTGGATTCACCTTTTCCAGACAAGGCAGAAAATAGCTCTGATTCTAGTGACGAGAGTATAACTACTGTGGCCATTGAAAAATTGCTTTCCAAGATCCCAAAAAACAAACCTTTCAATTTCGACGTTGATATGCTTGCTGCATTTGACAAAGATGATGAGCTCTGCTTGCATGCTGTTTGTGCTCTTCATAGACTGGAAAAATGCGATAAGCTTCCACAATCTCAAGGATTCAGTGCTATTGATGCTACTAG GGGATCTCATTTGGCCAAGTTCCTTACTAACGGGGATCCAAAAGGCAAGCTACAAAAATCTGTCGATGAGTTGCAGCAATATGACTCCAAAGGCATCGACGAGTGCCGAAAACTAGCAAGGAATTACTACAGGCAACTATTCCAGATGTACAAAAAGGAGGAAGACCCCCTCTTTAAGGAGTATATGTTTAAGAAATATCCCAAAAAGTCAATGTCTTGA